Proteins encoded together in one Undibacterium sp. CCC3.4 window:
- a CDS encoding SRPBCC family protein, translating into MQFEHLVEINDLPNPLILIISRAQLWRGLVLRAETPKLFIDYLDSADISARSEQGMQRSLRYGELTVVDTVVLTPQQEVRYLVAAQGEIPASSLHMRIEEPQPDALFVRFTYVDGASAEQDAENELYNEYRRSAYQEADIDTVRIIRELAEIGRLDGLVN; encoded by the coding sequence ATGCAATTCGAACACTTAGTGGAAATCAACGATCTCCCCAACCCACTTATCCTCATCATCAGTCGCGCCCAACTGTGGCGCGGTCTGGTGCTGCGTGCCGAAACACCAAAACTGTTCATCGATTACCTCGACAGCGCCGATATTTCTGCCCGCAGCGAACAAGGCATGCAACGCAGCCTGCGTTACGGTGAGCTCACGGTCGTCGACACGGTCGTGCTCACGCCGCAACAAGAAGTGCGCTACTTGGTCGCCGCACAAGGTGAGATTCCGGCATCGTCACTGCATATGCGTATCGAAGAACCGCAGCCAGACGCCTTGTTTGTGCGCTTCACCTATGTCGACGGTGCCAGCGCCGAACAAGATGCCGAAAATGAGCTCTACAACGAGTACCGCCGCTCGGCCTATCAGGAAGCCGACATCGATACCGTGCGCATCATCCGCGAACTGGCCGAAATCGGCCGGCTCGATGGCTTGGTAAACTAA
- a CDS encoding YcbK family protein: MLARRYFLKKSLMLTAAGLVCESHLLPFAAAATPLAPPPDLFDSQALDLDFWLKPRTLDLVRPASGERCKLLYWQDGELQSSAYEQLCHLLRDVNGKKTVEIDPKLLETLWATQAYVARLGMTDPLVILSGYRTPESNRHLIEQGVPAARKSLHMDGKAADIRIAQLHEEVLGDLIRSFRGGGVGFYYRASANGGWIHTDTGLQRSWKG; encoded by the coding sequence ATGCTTGCACGTCGTTATTTTCTCAAAAAAAGCCTGATGCTCACCGCTGCCGGTCTGGTTTGCGAGAGTCATTTATTACCGTTTGCTGCCGCGGCCACTCCGTTGGCACCGCCACCCGATTTATTCGATTCGCAGGCGCTCGATCTCGATTTCTGGCTCAAGCCGCGCACGCTCGACTTAGTCCGTCCCGCCTCGGGCGAACGCTGCAAATTATTGTACTGGCAGGATGGCGAATTGCAGTCTTCGGCATATGAACAACTGTGCCACTTGTTGCGCGATGTGAATGGCAAAAAAACCGTGGAGATCGACCCGAAATTACTGGAAACTTTATGGGCCACGCAAGCCTATGTGGCGCGTCTTGGTATGACCGATCCCTTGGTGATCTTGTCTGGCTATCGCACGCCGGAATCGAACCGCCATTTGATCGAGCAAGGTGTGCCGGCAGCGCGTAAATCACTGCATATGGATGGCAAAGCGGCGGATATCCGCATTGCCCAATTGCATGAAGAAGTGCTCGGTGATTTGATTCGCAGCTTCCGTGGCGGTGGCGTCGGCTTTTATTACCGCGCCAGCGCCAACGGTGGCTGGATTCATACCGATACTGGCTTGCAACGCAGCTGGAAAGGCTGA
- a CDS encoding UvrD-helicase domain-containing protein: protein MSHGLNTPQRNAVNYMDGPCLVLAGAGSGKTRVITQKIVNLIELHGYEPKHIAALTFTNKAAMEMQERIAKLLAEPRQARQLTVSTFHSLGVKILRQEAQALGLKDRFSIMDSDDCFSLVQDLAITTDKQLIRRIQTAMSLWKNALIDPETALKQAIDEDEAIAARIYRSYVATLSAYQAVDFDDLIRLPVELFRSNEQVRDKWQRRLRYLLVDEYQDTNTCQYELVKLLVTGVGKKPMFTAVGDDDQAIYAWRGATIENLTTLQVDFPDLVIIKLEQNYRSSTRILQAANAVIGNNPKLFEKSLWSEHGLGDPVKVLGMQDDEQEAEQVAIMISAHRFERRANYSDYAILYRGNHQARVIEQALRKERIPYTISGGQSFFDRAEIKDIISYLRLIANEDDDPAFIRAITTPKRGVGQATLEVLGAFAGQWQCSLFAAVFKGGLEAKLTERQLRPLRDFATFINHVEAHAHREGQAGELLDDLMKEINYEAYLYDSFDDRAAQGKWQNVLDFTQWLKTKGSGGKEGTDEHRSLLDLTQMVALMTMMEGKDEAPDAVRMSTLHASKGLEYPHVFLVGVEEGILPHKGDPDAPADTIAARIQEERRLMYVGITRAQRTLHITWCKKRKRAGAPVHCDVSRFVKEMQLDEGTAVPTEAETLTPRERLARLKDLLASGKQAGGQ, encoded by the coding sequence ATGTCCCACGGCCTCAATACTCCCCAACGCAACGCTGTCAATTATATGGATGGTCCTTGTCTGGTGCTGGCCGGTGCAGGTTCGGGCAAAACCCGCGTGATCACGCAAAAAATCGTCAATTTGATCGAATTGCACGGCTATGAACCGAAACATATCGCGGCGCTGACCTTTACCAATAAGGCCGCCATGGAAATGCAGGAACGCATTGCCAAGTTATTGGCCGAACCGCGCCAAGCCCGGCAGCTCACTGTGTCGACCTTTCATTCGCTGGGCGTGAAAATTCTGCGTCAGGAAGCCCAAGCCTTGGGTTTGAAAGATCGCTTTTCGATTATGGACAGCGATGATTGTTTTTCGCTGGTACAAGATTTGGCCATCACTACCGATAAACAACTGATACGGCGCATACAAACCGCCATGTCCTTGTGGAAAAATGCCTTGATCGATCCGGAGACGGCGCTCAAGCAAGCCATCGACGAAGACGAAGCCATCGCTGCGCGGATTTACCGCAGTTATGTCGCCACCTTGTCGGCCTATCAGGCGGTGGATTTTGATGATTTGATACGCTTGCCAGTAGAATTATTCCGCAGTAATGAGCAAGTGCGTGATAAATGGCAGCGCCGATTGCGCTATTTATTGGTCGATGAGTACCAAGATACCAATACCTGCCAGTACGAATTGGTCAAATTGCTGGTTACCGGGGTTGGCAAGAAGCCGATGTTTACCGCCGTCGGCGACGATGATCAGGCGATTTACGCCTGGCGTGGCGCGACGATAGAAAACTTGACGACGCTGCAGGTCGATTTTCCTGATTTAGTCATCATCAAACTTGAACAGAATTACCGCTCCAGCACCCGCATTTTACAAGCGGCCAACGCCGTCATCGGCAATAATCCGAAGTTGTTTGAAAAATCGCTGTGGTCCGAGCATGGCTTGGGCGACCCGGTCAAAGTGCTTGGCATGCAAGACGATGAGCAAGAAGCCGAACAAGTGGCCATCATGATTTCGGCGCACCGCTTCGAACGCCGCGCGAATTATTCCGATTACGCGATTCTGTATCGCGGCAATCACCAGGCGCGGGTGATCGAGCAAGCGCTGCGCAAGGAAAGAATTCCGTACACGATTTCCGGTGGCCAGAGTTTTTTCGATCGTGCCGAAATCAAAGACATTATTTCTTATTTACGTCTGATCGCCAATGAAGACGACGATCCGGCCTTCATCCGTGCCATTACCACGCCCAAACGCGGGGTCGGCCAAGCCACGCTGGAAGTGCTCGGGGCCTTCGCCGGTCAGTGGCAGTGTTCCTTGTTTGCTGCGGTATTCAAGGGCGGGCTCGAAGCCAAGTTGACCGAACGGCAGTTGCGCCCGCTGCGCGACTTCGCCACCTTCATCAACCATGTCGAAGCGCATGCCCATCGCGAAGGCCAAGCCGGTGAATTGCTCGACGATTTGATGAAGGAAATTAATTACGAAGCCTATCTCTACGACAGTTTCGATGACCGCGCCGCCCAAGGCAAATGGCAGAATGTGCTCGATTTTACCCAATGGCTCAAGACCAAAGGCAGCGGCGGCAAAGAGGGCACCGATGAACATCGCAGTCTGCTCGACTTGACCCAGATGGTGGCCTTGATGACGATGATGGAAGGGAAAGATGAAGCGCCCGATGCGGTGCGCATGTCGACCTTGCATGCCTCGAAAGGCTTGGAGTATCCACATGTGTTTTTGGTCGGGGTGGAAGAGGGGATCTTGCCGCACAAGGGTGACCCTGATGCGCCGGCCGATACGATCGCCGCGCGCATCCAGGAAGAGCGGCGTTTGATGTATGTTGGTATCACCCGCGCACAGCGCACTCTGCATATCACTTGGTGTAAAAAACGCAAACGTGCCGGCGCGCCCGTGCATTGCGATGTCTCGCGCTTCGTTAAAGAAATGCAGCTCGACGAAGGTACCGCGGTGCCGACCGAAGCCGAAACCCTGACGCCGCGCGAACGACTGGCGCGCTTGAAGGATTTATTGGCCTCGGGCAAGCAAGCGGGTGGCCAGTGA
- a CDS encoding pitrilysin family protein has product MSSVSFRFLPFTPLLRILICSGALILSTQSAQALVLPPDMQQITSVEGLTEYRLPNGLRVLLMPDASKPTVTVNMTYLVGSRHENYGETGMAHLLEHMMFKGTGKHANITEEFNRRGMRMNGTTSLDRTNYYELFQADDSNLQWALEMEADRMVNSRIARQDLDSEMTVVRNEYEGGENSPSSVLMKRLQSVAYDWHNYGNATIGNRSDIENVKIENLQGFYRTYYQPDNAVLLVAGKFDDSKTLAWISQAFGKIPKPTRVLPPFWTVEPTQDGERNFVVRRKGDIQLIMIAYKVPAGLHPDRDAIGFAGDILTNAPHGRLHKQLVETGKVVQVFATEVGHVAPGLTIIGAAVKKGASLEEAKAALLAGIEDFKLHPPTAEEMERVKRDNANEYEKMLNDHESIGVAMSEFIAMGDWRYLFVDRDNADKVTPEQVSAAAQRYLVRDNRTTGMFIPEDTPQRAEVPMAPSMADVMRDFKPKAAILSGENFDPAPANLDRRTSISRIGGLQLALLPKKNRGATVDVALSLHWGDETSLFGKSTVSSLTHSLLSSGTKRYSRAEISDQMSKLKMSGSLLDFQTTRDNLPAALALVAEILRDANFPDSEFKQLQQRSIVALEASRNEPGAIVGRELAQQFNSYPRGDFRAPLSLDESLAALTALTAADVRTFHRDFYGASNGELSIVGDFDADAIKTTVASAFKGWDSKAPWTRLNSLRADPAASRKTFNTPDKENGIYASSMTLNLRDDDADFAALRVANYIFGGGAGLNSRLLERIRQKDGLSYGGGSSIQAGSIDRVGSFSISATAAPQNLAKLEVAIREELSRVLKEGFSAEELAKAKSGFLQQRVQARTSDAALASGANNNLYLKRAWAWAQGFDDKVAALTLEQLNQAFRRHIDPAKLSVFIAGDESRAKLNAK; this is encoded by the coding sequence ATGTCATCTGTCTCGTTTCGTTTCCTACCGTTCACACCCTTGCTACGCATCCTCATTTGCAGCGGCGCCCTGATCCTCAGCACACAGTCCGCGCAAGCACTGGTACTGCCGCCAGACATGCAGCAAATTACCAGCGTCGAAGGCTTGACCGAATACCGCTTGCCCAACGGCTTGCGGGTCTTGCTCATGCCGGATGCCAGCAAACCGACGGTCACCGTGAACATGACCTACCTGGTCGGCTCGCGGCATGAAAATTACGGCGAAACCGGCATGGCGCATTTGCTTGAGCACATGATGTTCAAAGGCACCGGCAAGCATGCCAATATCACCGAAGAATTCAACCGGCGCGGCATGCGCATGAATGGTACGACCTCGCTGGATCGCACCAATTACTATGAATTGTTTCAAGCCGACGACAGCAACTTGCAATGGGCGCTGGAAATGGAAGCCGACCGCATGGTCAATTCGCGCATTGCACGCCAGGATCTTGACAGTGAAATGACGGTGGTACGCAATGAATACGAAGGCGGCGAGAATTCCCCGAGCAGCGTGCTGATGAAGCGTCTGCAGAGTGTGGCCTATGATTGGCACAATTATGGCAACGCGACAATCGGTAACCGCAGCGATATCGAAAACGTCAAAATTGAAAATCTTCAAGGTTTTTACCGCACTTACTACCAGCCCGACAATGCGGTCTTACTGGTAGCAGGCAAGTTTGATGACAGCAAAACCTTGGCCTGGATCAGTCAAGCCTTCGGTAAAATTCCGAAACCAACACGGGTACTGCCGCCGTTTTGGACAGTCGAGCCGACCCAAGATGGCGAACGCAATTTTGTCGTGCGTCGCAAGGGCGACATACAACTCATCATGATCGCCTATAAAGTACCGGCCGGCTTGCACCCGGATCGCGATGCCATCGGCTTTGCCGGTGACATTCTGACCAATGCCCCGCATGGTCGCTTGCACAAACAATTGGTAGAAACCGGCAAGGTGGTGCAAGTGTTTGCCACCGAAGTCGGACATGTCGCACCGGGTCTGACTATCATCGGTGCTGCAGTAAAAAAAGGCGCTTCGCTGGAAGAGGCGAAAGCGGCCTTGTTAGCCGGCATAGAAGACTTCAAACTCCATCCGCCGACGGCCGAAGAAATGGAGCGCGTCAAGCGCGACAATGCCAATGAATATGAAAAAATGCTCAACGATCATGAATCGATCGGGGTGGCAATGTCGGAATTCATTGCCATGGGCGACTGGCGCTATCTGTTCGTCGATCGCGACAATGCCGACAAGGTCACGCCGGAGCAAGTAAGCGCAGCGGCACAACGTTATCTGGTACGCGACAACCGCACCACCGGCATGTTCATTCCCGAAGATACCCCGCAGCGTGCCGAGGTGCCGATGGCCCCGAGCATGGCCGACGTCATGCGCGACTTCAAACCGAAAGCCGCCATACTGAGCGGCGAGAATTTTGATCCGGCACCAGCCAATCTCGACCGCCGCACCAGCATCAGCCGCATCGGTGGTTTGCAACTGGCCTTGCTGCCGAAAAAAAATCGTGGTGCCACGGTCGACGTGGCACTGAGTCTGCACTGGGGTGATGAAACCAGCCTGTTCGGCAAAAGCACCGTCAGCAGCCTGACCCACAGCTTGCTCAGCAGCGGTACGAAGCGCTACAGCCGCGCCGAAATCAGTGATCAAATGTCGAAATTGAAAATGAGCGGCAGCTTGTTAGACTTCCAAACCACGCGCGACAATCTGCCAGCCGCATTGGCACTGGTGGCAGAAATTTTGCGCGATGCGAATTTCCCCGATAGTGAATTCAAGCAACTGCAACAACGCAGCATCGTTGCACTCGAAGCGAGTCGCAATGAACCGGGTGCCATCGTCGGCCGTGAACTGGCGCAGCAATTCAACAGCTATCCACGCGGCGATTTCCGTGCCCCACTGAGCTTGGATGAATCGCTGGCCGCGCTCACCGCCTTGACGGCCGCCGATGTGCGGACCTTCCATCGCGATTTTTACGGTGCCTCCAACGGGGAGTTATCTATCGTCGGTGACTTCGATGCCGATGCCATCAAAACCACGGTGGCCAGCGCATTCAAGGGCTGGGACAGCAAAGCCCCTTGGACCCGTTTGAACTCGCTGCGCGCCGATCCTGCCGCCAGCCGCAAAACCTTCAACACGCCGGACAAAGAAAATGGCATCTATGCCAGTTCGATGACGCTCAACTTGCGCGATGATGATGCCGATTTTGCTGCGCTGCGCGTAGCCAATTATATTTTCGGCGGCGGGGCTGGTTTGAATTCCCGTTTGCTCGAACGCATACGTCAAAAAGATGGCTTGTCGTATGGCGGCGGTTCCAGTATTCAAGCTGGCAGTATTGATCGGGTCGGCAGTTTTTCCATCAGCGCCACAGCGGCACCACAAAATCTGGCGAAACTCGAAGTGGCGATACGAGAAGAATTGAGCCGGGTCTTGAAAGAAGGCTTCAGTGCAGAGGAATTGGCCAAAGCCAAATCTGGTTTTTTACAGCAACGGGTGCAGGCGCGTACCAGCGATGCCGCATTGGCCAGCGGTGCCAACAATAATTTGTATTTGAAACGTGCTTGGGCTTGGGCTCAAGGCTTCGACGACAAGGTAGCCGCCTTGACGCTGGAGCAACTCAACCAAGCCTTCCGTCGGCATATCGATCCGGCCAAACTGAGCGTCTTCATTGCGGGTGACGAAAGCCGCGCTAAACTGAACGCTAAATAA
- a CDS encoding TraB/GumN family protein — protein sequence MKRGFCVLLLVWVQPLWAAAPVSGGLWEVRQGAHTAYLFGSIHVARADFYPLPLAVQQVYRQADTLAVEVDPSRPGEMQKALPLLTYAAPDRLQNHLRTSTWEQLLLRQPQAATQWQQLRPSLVASALLVAALTPLGYTAEFGIDQHFITRAKGDHKTVLELESMVFQAGILGGLSDEVGDAMLAQTLDSITDGTLKSDTARLVQAWKAGDAATLEQLFLAEANKDAAAKLFMQTLLDDRNPAMVTQILAQMAAGRRLLVVVGAAHISGPRSLVDLLRKRGLKVRQISSSNKSGYVYVD from the coding sequence ATGAAGCGCGGTTTTTGCGTGTTGTTGCTGGTTTGGGTGCAGCCGCTCTGGGCGGCCGCACCGGTATCGGGGGGCTTATGGGAAGTGCGTCAAGGTGCGCACACCGCTTACCTGTTCGGTTCGATTCATGTGGCACGCGCCGATTTTTATCCCTTGCCTTTAGCAGTACAGCAAGTTTATCGCCAAGCCGACACGCTGGCGGTGGAAGTCGACCCTAGCCGTCCTGGCGAAATGCAAAAAGCCCTGCCCTTGCTGACCTATGCCGCCCCTGACAGGCTGCAGAATCATTTGCGCACCAGCACCTGGGAGCAGTTATTGCTGCGGCAACCGCAAGCAGCCACGCAATGGCAGCAATTGCGCCCTAGCTTGGTGGCCAGTGCTTTGCTGGTTGCGGCCTTAACGCCGCTCGGGTACACGGCCGAGTTCGGCATCGATCAGCATTTCATCACGCGCGCCAAAGGCGACCACAAAACCGTGTTGGAGCTGGAAAGTATGGTGTTTCAGGCTGGTATTTTGGGTGGTTTGAGTGATGAAGTTGGCGACGCCATGTTGGCGCAAACGCTCGATAGCATCACTGACGGCACGCTCAAAAGTGACACCGCTCGCTTGGTGCAAGCCTGGAAAGCCGGCGATGCTGCGACACTGGAGCAATTGTTTCTGGCCGAAGCCAACAAAGATGCGGCCGCCAAATTATTCATGCAAACTTTGCTTGATGACCGCAACCCCGCCATGGTCACACAAATCCTGGCGCAGATGGCGGCGGGGCGGCGTTTGTTGGTCGTCGTCGGTGCCGCCCATATTTCCGGCCCACGCAGTCTGGTCGATCTGTTGCGTAAGCGCGGTTTGAAAGTGCGTCAAATTTCTTCTTCTAATAAGTCAGGCTATGTGTATGTCGATTGA